Proteins co-encoded in one uncultured Bacteroides sp. genomic window:
- a CDS encoding SAM-dependent methyltransferase produces the protein MEVALYLLPVTLGETSIESVLPVYNKEIIVQLKHFIVEDIRSARRFLKKVDKEIDIDLLTFYPLNKHTSPEEISGYLKPLIAGSPMGVISEAGCPAVADPGADVVAIAQRENLRVIPLVGPSSIILSVMASGFNGQSFAFHGYLPIDPSERVKMIKHLEQRIYNENQTQLFIETPYRNNKMAEDIIHNCRPQTKLCIAADITCEGEYIKTRTVKEWQGKLPDLTKKPCIFLIYK, from the coding sequence ATGGAAGTTGCCTTATACCTTTTACCCGTTACTTTGGGTGAAACGTCTATTGAGTCTGTGTTGCCTGTTTATAATAAAGAAATTATAGTTCAGCTAAAGCATTTTATAGTAGAGGATATTCGTTCAGCTCGTCGTTTTTTAAAGAAGGTTGATAAGGAGATAGATATTGATTTACTCACCTTTTATCCCTTGAATAAGCATACTTCTCCTGAAGAAATATCCGGTTATCTCAAACCTTTGATTGCGGGCTCGCCAATGGGTGTGATTTCTGAGGCTGGATGTCCTGCTGTGGCCGATCCCGGCGCCGATGTGGTGGCAATAGCACAGCGGGAAAATCTAAGAGTTATTCCGTTAGTTGGTCCTTCTTCTATCATTCTTTCTGTGATGGCTTCCGGTTTTAACGGGCAAAGTTTTGCGTTTCACGGATATTTACCCATTGATCCTTCTGAAAGAGTGAAAATGATTAAACATCTGGAACAACGGATTTACAACGAAAATCAAACGCAATTGTTCATTGAAACACCCTACCGTAACAATAAGATGGCAGAGGATATTATACACAATTGTCGCCCTCAGACAAAATTATGTATTGCGGCAGATATAACCTGTGAAGGGGAATATATAAAAACAAGAACCGTAAAAGAATGGCAGGGAAAACTTCCTGATCTTACTAAAAAACCATGTATCTTCTTAATATATAAGTAA
- a CDS encoding gliding motility lipoprotein GldB: MRKFLFFVLFSCLVFFSCNFTPGNKDKCVVGKKVEIIRYDKVLNEYVEFNSFSALQKMNTEYLLETKYLIEDVLRLGQVNDDKINEKLKVFYSDSTLRKLSADALAKYSDMSEVEKGFSRGFRKLKKEVPSFKIPRVYSQVSALNESVVVGDSLLGFSIDKYMGEDYPLYKQYFYDYQLKSMKPERILPDCFNFYLQSEYPLPEQGKGRLIDVMIHLGTIHYIVSKILDYKTLGEELDYTKDEEAWCDHNRKNIWEYILQNGHLNSTDPMLLRKYMKPAPHTAFFGDNSPMMVGTWMGMQIVDSYMKSHKEMSLKELLEITDYSKMLADARFNP; encoded by the coding sequence ATGCGAAAGTTTCTATTCTTTGTCCTTTTTTCTTGTTTAGTCTTTTTTTCCTGTAATTTCACTCCGGGAAATAAGGATAAGTGTGTTGTGGGCAAAAAGGTAGAAATAATCCGTTATGATAAAGTGCTGAACGAGTATGTGGAATTCAATAGTTTCTCTGCTCTTCAGAAAATGAATACTGAGTATCTTCTGGAAACCAAATATCTTATAGAAGATGTATTACGGCTGGGTCAAGTGAATGATGATAAGATTAACGAAAAGCTGAAAGTTTTTTATTCTGATTCCACTCTTCGTAAACTTTCAGCAGATGCCTTAGCCAAATATAGTGATATGAGCGAAGTTGAAAAAGGATTCTCCAGAGGATTCCGAAAATTAAAGAAAGAAGTTCCTTCATTCAAGATTCCTCGGGTTTATTCTCAGGTATCTGCATTAAACGAATCGGTTGTCGTGGGTGACAGTCTTTTAGGCTTCAGTATTGATAAATACATGGGAGAGGATTATCCTTTGTACAAACAATACTTTTATGATTATCAGCTTAAAAGCATGAAGCCGGAACGGATACTTCCTGATTGTTTTAACTTTTATCTGCAAAGTGAATATCCTTTGCCCGAACAAGGAAAAGGTCGTCTGATTGATGTAATGATTCATTTAGGAACAATACACTATATAGTTTCAAAGATTCTGGATTATAAGACTCTTGGAGAAGAGCTTGACTATACCAAGGACGAAGAAGCATGGTGTGATCATAACCGGAAGAATATATGGGAATACATTCTGCAGAATGGACATCTTAATAGCACTGATCCTATGCTTTTGCGTAAATATATGAAACCAGCGCCTCATACAGCCTTCTTTGGAGATAACTCTCCTATGATGGTGGGCACGTGGATGGGTATGCAAATAGTGGATTCCTATATGAAAAGTCATAAAGAAATGTCTTTGAAAGAGTTACTGGAGATAACTGATTATTCCAAGATGCTTGCTGATGCAAGATTTAACCCTTAA
- a CDS encoding SDR family oxidoreductase gives MSYNLLKGKRGIIFGALNDQSIAWKVAERAVEEGAIITLSNTPVAVRMGEVSALAEKLNCEVIAADATNVEDLEVVFLRSMEVLGGKIDFVLHSIGMSPNVRKKHTYDDLDYDLLNKTIDISAVSFHKMMQVAKKMNAIAEYGSVVALSYIAAQRTLFGYNDMADAKAMLESIARSFGYIYGREHNVRVNTISQSPTMTTAGSGIKGMDRLMDFSSRMSPLGNADADECADYCITMFSDLTRKVTMQTLYHDGGFSSMGMSLRAMDQYEKSFDQYRDENGNIIYG, from the coding sequence ATGAGTTATAATTTATTAAAAGGTAAAAGAGGTATAATTTTTGGAGCACTAAACGATCAATCTATTGCTTGGAAAGTAGCAGAGCGAGCTGTTGAGGAAGGTGCCATCATCACATTATCAAATACCCCGGTTGCAGTACGAATGGGTGAAGTTTCAGCACTTGCTGAGAAGCTTAATTGCGAGGTAATTGCAGCAGATGCCACAAATGTGGAAGATCTTGAAGTTGTGTTTCTACGTTCAATGGAAGTATTAGGTGGAAAAATAGATTTTGTTCTACATTCAATCGGTATGTCTCCAAATGTACGTAAAAAACATACGTATGATGATTTGGATTACGATTTACTTAATAAAACAATAGATATTTCTGCTGTTTCATTTCATAAGATGATGCAGGTAGCTAAAAAAATGAATGCTATTGCAGAATATGGTTCCGTTGTTGCTTTAAGTTATATTGCAGCTCAACGTACTTTGTTTGGATACAATGATATGGCTGATGCAAAAGCTATGTTAGAATCAATTGCTCGTAGCTTTGGATATATTTATGGTAGAGAGCACAACGTGCGCGTTAACACAATTTCTCAGTCTCCAACAATGACTACTGCCGGCTCTGGAATTAAGGGTATGGACAGACTTATGGATTTTTCTAGTCGTATGTCTCCTCTGGGCAACGCAGATGCTGATGAATGTGCTGATTATTGTATTACTATGTTCTCTGATCTGACTCGTAAGGTAACAATGCAGACCTTGTACCACGATGGAGGATTCTCCAGCATGGGAATGAGCCTTCGCGCTATGGATCAATACGAGAAAAGTTTTGATCAGTACCGTGATGAGAATGGTAATATTATTTATGGATAA
- a CDS encoding glycoside hydrolase family 28 protein, with the protein MKRLIRKYLLLSTASVFSLLYCSNVQAFGKKDAGIDAGIYNNLPFKMSKVIQPSFPDYRVSITSFGAKGDGITVNTKAINDAIKKVNAQGGGTVVIPSGLWLTGPIELLNNVNLYTEKNALIVFTEDYNAYSIIKTSFEGLETRRCQSPVSARGASNIAITGMGIFEGSGDAWRPVKKDKLTERQWKDLVNSGGVLSNDQRIWYPTAKSIKGAMATENFNNPTGINTDEEWESIKDWLRPVMVSIVKCKNVLLQGVTFKNSPSWCLHPLSCENITINGVTVSNPWYSQNGDALDMESCKNALIINSTFDAGDDAICIKSGKDEEGRRRGEPCENVIVKNNIVLHGHGGFVVGSEMSGGVKNIFVSNCSFVGTDVGLRFKSARGRGGVVEGIYIEHINMINIPNEPLLFDLFYGGKAQDEVTEEDKKSYQSEDVPPVTEKTPAFRNIHISDIYCKKTGRAMFFNGLPEMRIQNVTVKNVVITDAKEGAEVSQADGVTMDNIKITSPSGNSLSIRNSKNIKVDGIVFKEIDKKGKTVIFK; encoded by the coding sequence ATGAAAAGATTGATAAGAAAGTATTTACTACTCTCTACGGCAAGCGTATTTAGTCTATTATATTGTTCCAATGTACAGGCATTTGGAAAAAAAGATGCGGGCATTGATGCGGGCATATACAATAACTTACCGTTTAAAATGTCTAAAGTGATACAACCCTCCTTTCCTGATTACCGGGTTAGCATTACCAGCTTCGGAGCAAAGGGAGACGGAATAACGGTCAATACAAAAGCTATCAACGATGCTATTAAGAAAGTTAATGCCCAGGGAGGGGGAACCGTTGTTATTCCTTCCGGATTATGGTTGACCGGTCCCATTGAACTACTTAACAATGTAAATTTATATACTGAGAAAAATGCTTTAATCGTATTTACAGAAGATTATAATGCCTATTCCATTATTAAAACCTCTTTTGAAGGACTTGAAACCCGTCGGTGCCAATCTCCTGTTTCTGCGCGTGGAGCCAGTAATATTGCAATTACCGGGATGGGAATATTTGAAGGTTCAGGAGATGCATGGCGTCCAGTAAAGAAAGACAAACTAACGGAAAGGCAATGGAAAGATCTTGTTAACTCAGGCGGAGTACTAAGCAATGACCAAAGAATCTGGTATCCTACTGCTAAATCAATAAAAGGAGCCATGGCTACTGAGAACTTCAACAACCCGACTGGAATTAATACCGATGAAGAATGGGAAAGCATAAAAGACTGGCTTCGCCCAGTGATGGTAAGTATCGTTAAGTGTAAGAATGTTCTTTTACAAGGCGTTACTTTTAAAAATTCGCCAAGTTGGTGCCTTCATCCACTTTCCTGCGAAAACATAACAATAAACGGAGTTACTGTCTCTAATCCATGGTATTCGCAAAATGGTGATGCATTGGATATGGAATCGTGCAAGAACGCTTTAATCATTAACAGTACCTTTGATGCGGGAGACGATGCTATCTGCATTAAATCAGGAAAAGACGAGGAAGGACGCAGAAGAGGCGAGCCCTGTGAAAATGTAATTGTAAAAAACAACATTGTTCTTCATGGTCACGGAGGTTTTGTAGTGGGAAGTGAGATGTCCGGAGGAGTAAAAAATATATTTGTGTCAAACTGTTCTTTTGTGGGTACCGATGTGGGACTGCGTTTTAAAAGTGCCCGTGGACGCGGTGGTGTTGTTGAAGGCATCTATATTGAGCATATTAACATGATTAACATACCTAACGAGCCTCTTCTATTTGATTTATTCTATGGCGGAAAAGCTCAGGATGAAGTGACAGAAGAAGATAAGAAAAGTTATCAATCAGAGGATGTTCCTCCTGTAACAGAAAAAACTCCAGCGTTTAGAAACATCCATATTTCCGACATTTATTGCAAAAAAACAGGAAGAGCCATGTTCTTTAACGGTCTGCCTGAAATGAGAATCCAAAATGTAACAGTTAAAAATGTAGTTATTACCGATGCTAAAGAAGGTGCAGAAGTAAGTCAGGCAGACGGCGTTACAATGGATAATATTAAAATCACGTCTCCATCAGGGAATAGCCTATCAATAAGAAATTCAAAGAATATTAAAGTTGACGGCATTGTTTTCAAAGAAATCGACAAAAAGGGCAAAACAGTAATTTTTAAATGA
- a CDS encoding DUF4861 domain-containing protein, producing the protein MNKSIKIALAMYCCLPLCSFAQKAEKSISIEVRNEWNKAKENEPVVLKVKELNAGFTVKSAVVWEGNTEIPSQLDDLNGDRKADEIAFVTNVPAKGNKTFKVVLSSEKSTKKYPSKVYAEMLVSDKKGQHVPISSVSVPGGILYNQLHHHGPAFESELVAYRIYFDKKQTVDLYGKFHKGFEIKESQFYPTDAQLAKGFGDDVLRVNASCGLGTLKGWDGKKALHIDPVSNRTESILAYGPVRTVVDVIANDWQYQGAELNMTTRYILYAGHRDAEVKIMFDESLKNKVFCTGVQDIINSKSFSDHKGLIACWGTDWPVNDTIKYAKETVGLSTCIPQKYVKAEVKDKENYLYTVGADGKKSFDYNIVFTSMKETFGYKTPEAWFAYVQEWKKELEHPCKVTIK; encoded by the coding sequence ATGAATAAGAGTATAAAAATTGCCTTGGCAATGTATTGTTGCCTTCCTTTATGTTCATTCGCCCAGAAAGCAGAAAAAAGCATTTCTATTGAAGTTCGTAACGAATGGAATAAAGCGAAAGAAAATGAGCCCGTTGTTTTAAAGGTTAAAGAGCTGAATGCAGGATTCACTGTAAAATCGGCTGTTGTTTGGGAAGGGAATACTGAAATTCCCTCTCAGCTTGATGATTTAAACGGAGATCGTAAAGCAGATGAAATCGCTTTTGTAACCAATGTACCAGCCAAAGGAAATAAAACTTTCAAAGTAGTTCTCTCTTCTGAGAAATCAACTAAGAAATACCCTTCAAAAGTATATGCTGAAATGCTGGTAAGCGATAAAAAAGGTCAGCATGTTCCTATTTCGTCTGTTTCAGTTCCTGGTGGAATACTTTATAATCAGCTTCACCACCACGGTCCGGCTTTTGAATCGGAATTGGTAGCTTACCGCATTTACTTTGATAAAAAGCAGACTGTAGATCTCTATGGTAAGTTTCATAAAGGATTCGAAATTAAAGAATCTCAGTTCTACCCTACCGATGCACAACTAGCCAAAGGATTTGGTGATGATGTACTTCGTGTTAACGCCAGTTGCGGACTGGGTACATTGAAAGGATGGGACGGTAAAAAGGCTCTTCATATTGATCCTGTAAGCAACCGTACGGAAAGTATCCTGGCTTACGGACCCGTTCGTACAGTAGTTGATGTAATTGCTAACGACTGGCAATACCAAGGCGCCGAGCTGAATATGACTACCCGTTATATTTTATATGCAGGACACCGGGATGCTGAAGTAAAAATTATGTTCGACGAATCTCTGAAGAATAAAGTTTTCTGCACCGGAGTTCAGGACATTATAAATTCTAAATCTTTCTCTGATCACAAAGGGTTAATTGCTTGCTGGGGAACAGATTGGCCTGTAAATGATACCATTAAATATGCCAAAGAAACAGTGGGACTTTCTACTTGCATTCCTCAGAAATATGTAAAGGCTGAAGTGAAAGATAAAGAGAATTATCTCTATACAGTAGGAGCAGACGGTAAAAAGTCTTTTGATTATAACATTGTATTCACATCTATGAAAGAAACATTTGGTTATAAAACTCCGGAAGCATGGTTTGCCTATGTTCAGGAGTGGAAGAAAGAACTTGAACATCCTTGTAAAGTAACAATTAAGTAA
- a CDS encoding glycoside hydrolase 43 family protein: MKKFAQTSGLCLFLLISLPAMAQNYVSKVWVADKGDGTYRNPIIYADYSDPDACRVGDDYYMTASSFNCIPGLQILHSKDLVNWTIVNAAIPYALEPVEAVEKPEHGNRVWAPSIRYHNNEFYIFWGDPDQGVFMTKAKDPKGHWSKPVLVKAGKGIIDTTPLWDEDGNVYLVHAFAGSRAGLKSVLAVCELNAEATQAITESRIVYDGHDHNETCEGPKFYKRNGYYYIFTPAGGVATGWQLVLRSKNPYGPYEEKVVMAQGKSSINGPHQGAWIDTNTGEDWFLNFQDVGAYGRLLHLQPMKWVKDWPVIGVDKDGDGCGEPILSYKKPNVGNTYPICTPQESDEFNTQTLSPQWQWHANYNPKWIFLAPDKGYARLYSYPVVKDYKNLWDVANLLLQKTPSNEFSAVMKLRFAPSPKYYGERTGLLVMGLNYALLSLENTKEGLILSQNECKNADKGSAEVVNESVTLKESTVYFKVTFNKAAQCEFSYSTDGKNFKKFGKSFQAREGKWIGAKIGTFCTRPAIVTNDGGWAEVDWFHIEK; the protein is encoded by the coding sequence ATGAAGAAGTTTGCACAGACTTCAGGTTTATGCCTGTTCCTGTTAATAAGTCTGCCCGCCATGGCGCAGAACTATGTTTCAAAAGTATGGGTAGCCGACAAGGGAGACGGCACCTACCGCAATCCTATTATTTATGCTGATTATTCTGATCCTGATGCCTGCCGTGTAGGTGACGATTATTACATGACAGCCTCCAGCTTTAACTGTATCCCAGGATTGCAGATTCTTCACTCCAAAGATCTGGTAAACTGGACCATTGTTAATGCAGCCATACCTTACGCACTTGAACCGGTGGAAGCTGTTGAAAAGCCGGAACATGGTAACAGAGTTTGGGCACCAAGTATCCGTTATCATAATAATGAATTCTATATTTTTTGGGGCGATCCTGACCAGGGAGTGTTTATGACCAAAGCAAAAGATCCTAAAGGTCACTGGAGCAAACCGGTTCTTGTGAAAGCCGGAAAGGGAATTATTGATACTACTCCTTTATGGGATGAAGATGGTAACGTGTATCTGGTTCATGCCTTTGCAGGAAGTCGTGCCGGACTAAAAAGCGTGCTTGCCGTATGTGAGCTGAATGCAGAGGCAACTCAGGCCATCACTGAATCGAGAATAGTATACGATGGTCACGACCACAACGAAACATGCGAAGGCCCTAAGTTCTATAAAAGAAATGGTTATTACTATATTTTCACCCCTGCAGGCGGTGTAGCTACCGGATGGCAGTTAGTGCTCCGTTCAAAGAATCCGTATGGTCCGTACGAGGAAAAGGTTGTAATGGCTCAGGGAAAGAGTTCCATCAACGGTCCTCACCAGGGAGCTTGGATAGATACAAATACAGGAGAAGACTGGTTCCTTAATTTTCAAGATGTTGGTGCTTACGGTCGCCTTCTTCACCTGCAACCAATGAAATGGGTAAAAGACTGGCCGGTGATTGGCGTGGATAAAGACGGAGATGGTTGCGGAGAACCTATCCTTTCTTACAAGAAACCCAATGTGGGCAATACTTATCCTATCTGCACTCCGCAGGAAAGCGATGAATTTAATACCCAAACTTTATCTCCACAATGGCAATGGCATGCAAACTATAACCCGAAATGGATTTTTCTTGCACCGGATAAAGGCTATGCACGCCTATACTCCTACCCTGTTGTTAAGGATTATAAGAATTTATGGGACGTAGCCAACCTGCTTTTACAGAAGACTCCTTCAAACGAATTCAGTGCGGTGATGAAACTACGGTTTGCTCCCAGTCCAAAATACTACGGAGAACGCACCGGTTTGCTGGTAATGGGACTCAACTATGCACTTCTTTCACTTGAGAACACGAAAGAAGGATTAATTCTCTCACAGAATGAGTGCAAAAATGCAGATAAAGGATCGGCGGAAGTAGTCAATGAATCTGTCACATTAAAGGAAAGCACAGTTTACTTTAAGGTAACATTCAATAAGGCAGCCCAGTGTGAGTTCAGTTACAGCACAGATGGGAAGAACTTCAAGAAGTTTGGCAAAAGTTTCCAGGCACGTGAAGGTAAATGGATCGGTGCAAAAATTGGAACTTTCTGCACTCGTCCGGCAATTGTAACCAATGATGGTGGATGGGCCGAGGTTGATTGGTTCCATATTGAGAAATAA
- a CDS encoding HAD family hydrolase translates to MKKLVIFDLDGTLINTIADLAQSTNYALRKTGFPEHEESEYKFFVGNGINKLFERALPEGKKSEENIAKIRKHFLIYYGEHNMDRSRPYPGIPELLSALQEKGIMLAVASNKYQSGTEKLIEHYFGNIPFVAVFGLREGVKAKPDPTVVEDILAIAKVDKSDVLYVGDSGIDMLTAKNAGITAAGVTWGFRPCVELEEFKPAHIVNQAEEILSLI, encoded by the coding sequence ATGAAGAAATTAGTCATATTCGATTTAGACGGAACCCTGATTAACACCATTGCCGACTTGGCACAAAGCACCAATTATGCGCTGAGAAAGACCGGTTTCCCGGAACACGAAGAGAGTGAATATAAGTTCTTTGTAGGCAACGGAATAAATAAACTTTTTGAGCGCGCACTTCCGGAAGGCAAAAAGAGTGAAGAAAACATTGCAAAGATTCGCAAACACTTCCTGATTTATTACGGTGAGCATAATATGGATCGAAGCAGACCTTACCCGGGTATACCTGAACTGCTGTCTGCACTTCAGGAGAAAGGGATAATGCTTGCGGTTGCATCTAATAAATATCAGTCAGGAACAGAGAAACTTATTGAGCATTATTTTGGCAATATTCCTTTTGTTGCTGTATTCGGACTACGCGAAGGTGTAAAAGCTAAACCAGACCCTACGGTTGTAGAGGATATTCTTGCCATAGCAAAGGTTGATAAAAGTGATGTTCTCTACGTAGGCGACTCTGGCATTGACATGCTAACAGCAAAAAATGCCGGAATAACTGCTGCCGGAGTAACCTGGGGTTTTCGTCCATGTGTGGAACTGGAAGAGTTTAAGCCTGCACATATCGTAAATCAGGCAGAAGAGATTCTTTCACTCATTTAA